A stretch of the Sphingobacterium thalpophilum genome encodes the following:
- the traK gene encoding conjugative transposon protein TraK — MEFKTLRNIENSFRQIRLYAIVFAVLCTSVVGYAVWRSYRFAEEQRQKIYVLDNGKSMMLALSQDAAINRPVEAREHVRRFHELFFTLAPDKNAIESNMKRAFNLADKSAFDYYKDLSEKGYYSRIISGNVQQRIEVDSVVCNFDNYPYAVRTYAKQFIIRSSNVTRRNLITSCYLVNSVRSDNNPQGFNIEKFAVVENKDIEVIER, encoded by the coding sequence ATGGAATTTAAAACGTTAAGAAATATCGAAAACAGCTTTAGGCAGATAAGATTATATGCCATTGTGTTTGCTGTTCTCTGTACCAGTGTGGTAGGATACGCCGTATGGCGTTCCTATCGCTTTGCAGAAGAACAACGTCAAAAAATATATGTACTGGATAATGGTAAATCCATGATGCTTGCCTTGTCGCAGGATGCGGCCATCAACCGGCCCGTTGAAGCAAGAGAACACGTCAGGAGATTTCACGAACTTTTCTTTACGCTTGCCCCCGATAAGAACGCTATTGAAAGCAATATGAAACGGGCATTTAACCTTGCCGATAAAAGTGCTTTCGATTACTACAAAGACTTGTCGGAAAAAGGCTATTACAGCCGCATCATTTCGGGGAACGTGCAGCAGCGTATAGAGGTAGATAGTGTGGTGTGCAATTTCGACAACTACCCGTATGCAGTGCGTACCTATGCCAAACAGTTCATCATCCGGTCAAGCAATGTAACCAGGCGAAACCTGATTACTTCCTGCTATCTCGTCAACTCCGTTCGTTCCGACAATAATCCGCAGGGCTTCAATATTGAAAAATTTGCAGTCGTGGAAAATAAGGATATAGAGGTTATCGAACGCTAA
- the traJ gene encoding conjugative transposon protein TraJ: protein MEWDNLHELLRSLYDDMMPLAGDMAAVAKGLAGLGALFYVALKVWQALSRAEPIDMFPLLRPFALGLCIMFFPTIVLGTINAVLRPVVTGTHAILQDQVLDLNKLQQQKDQLEYEAMVRNPETAYMVSDEEFDKKLDELGWSPSDIGTMAGMYMDRQAYKIEKAIKDWFRNLLEILFQAAALVIDTIRTFFLIVLSILGPIAFAISVWDGFQSTLTQWLTRYVSVYLWLPVSDLFSSMLARIQSLILERDIAMLADPTYIPDTSNTVYIIFMIIGIIGYFTIPTVTGWVIQAGGAGNFTRNVNTTAMKAGNIAGAGAGSTVGNIGGKLMNK, encoded by the coding sequence ATGGAATGGGATAATCTTCACGAACTCCTGCGGTCGCTTTATGACGATATGATGCCGCTTGCAGGCGATATGGCGGCTGTTGCTAAGGGTTTGGCAGGATTGGGTGCGTTGTTTTATGTGGCATTAAAGGTTTGGCAGGCCTTAAGCCGTGCCGAACCTATCGATATGTTTCCATTATTACGCCCGTTCGCTTTAGGATTGTGTATTATGTTTTTCCCGACCATCGTATTGGGAACCATTAATGCGGTGCTAAGACCGGTTGTAACCGGAACCCATGCCATACTGCAAGACCAGGTACTTGACCTGAATAAACTTCAACAGCAAAAAGACCAATTGGAATACGAAGCAATGGTCAGAAACCCCGAAACTGCCTATATGGTATCAGACGAAGAGTTTGATAAAAAACTGGATGAATTGGGTTGGTCGCCATCCGATATTGGTACAATGGCGGGTATGTATATGGACAGGCAAGCCTACAAGATAGAGAAAGCTATAAAAGATTGGTTTCGTAATCTACTGGAAATACTCTTTCAGGCGGCGGCTTTGGTCATTGATACCATACGAACGTTTTTCCTGATAGTCCTCTCCATACTTGGACCAATAGCCTTTGCTATTTCCGTATGGGACGGCTTTCAGTCCACGCTTACGCAATGGCTCACCAGGTACGTCAGCGTTTACCTGTGGCTTCCTGTTTCGGATTTGTTCAGCTCAATGCTCGCAAGAATACAATCCCTCATTTTAGAAAGGGATATAGCGATGCTTGCCGACCCAACCTATATACCTGATACGAGCAATACCGTGTACATCATTTTTATGATAATCGGCATCATCGGGTACTTCACTATACCGACAGTAACAGGTTGGGTAATCCAAGCCGGAGGCGCAGGAAACTTTACCCGCAATGTAAATACAACTGCAATGAAAGCCGGAAACATCGCCGGAGCAGGCGCAGGCTCAACAGTTGGAAACATCGGCGGTAAACTGATGAATAAATAA
- a CDS encoding DUF4141 domain-containing protein, whose product MKKVLYLVCTALMLAAAPSANAQWVVTDPANLASGIINSANEIIQTSSTVSNVVKNFNEVKRVYEQGKEYYDKLKAINNLVKDARKVQQTVLLVGDVSEMYVNNFGKMMNDPNFKPQELVAIGNGYSALLNESAELLKELKQIVTSSSLSLNDKERMDIIDRVYKEVKEYHSLVRYYTNKNISVSYLRAKKKNDAKRVLELYGTANQKYW is encoded by the coding sequence ATGAAAAAAGTATTGTATCTGGTGTGTACGGCCTTAATGCTTGCCGCAGCACCGTCAGCAAATGCCCAATGGGTCGTAACAGATCCGGCTAATCTGGCTTCGGGTATCATCAACTCTGCAAACGAAATCATACAGACTTCTTCGACTGTGAGCAATGTTGTAAAAAACTTCAACGAAGTGAAGAGAGTGTATGAACAGGGCAAGGAGTATTACGACAAGTTGAAAGCCATCAACAACCTGGTGAAAGATGCACGCAAAGTGCAACAAACGGTATTGTTGGTAGGTGATGTGTCGGAAATGTATGTGAACAACTTCGGGAAAATGATGAACGATCCAAATTTCAAACCGCAGGAATTGGTAGCTATCGGCAATGGCTATTCGGCACTGCTCAATGAAAGTGCCGAACTACTAAAAGAGTTAAAGCAGATTGTAACCTCTTCAAGCCTTTCGCTGAACGACAAAGAACGTATGGATATCATAGACAGGGTTTACAAAGAAGTAAAGGAATATCACAGTTTGGTACGCTACTACACCAATAAGAACATTTCTGTGAGCTACTTGAGAGCGAAAAAGAAAAACGATGCCAAAAGAGTGCTTGAACTCTACGGAACTGCTAACCAAAAATACTGGTAA
- a CDS encoding reverse transcriptase domain-containing protein, with protein MRNPEKVLNSLIRHSGNTDYKFERLYKVLFNEEMYFIAYQKIYSKVGNMTAGVDGKTIDGMSISRIERLIASLRNETYQPNPSKRTYIPKKNGKKRPLGIPSFDDKLVQEVIRMILEAIYEGSFEHTSHGFRPNRSCHTALLSVQQSFTAVRWFIEGDIKGFFDNINHEILIGILKERIVDGRFIRLIRKFLNAGYIEDWVYHKTYSGTPQGGIVSPILANIYLDKLDKYVKDYIKDFDKGKRTTATRQYRLHEQRRYRLAKELKCETDETVREQMIKYIKESRQERDKYPAYDKMDGSFRKLKYVRYADDFLIGVIGSKEDCKKIKEDIKVYLDEKLKLELSDEKTLVTNAKKPAKFLGFDVSVRNSDESKRDKHGRTVRCFGDKVVLRVTADVMKKKLLRYNAMKLVNEKGTEVWKPRSRYYMKDLDDLEIISQYNAEIRGFYNYYSIANNSSFVQSLSYILEYSMYKTYALKYQTSISQEKTKRCINGVFSIPYKDRKGDIMYRRFYKEGFKRQKAARGAYVDSLPVTVTITGGRNSLITRSQNQKCELCGANEKLEMHHIRKLKDLKGKQDWEKRMSARRRKTLAVCSKCHDKIHAGKLD; from the coding sequence ATGAGAAATCCAGAAAAAGTATTGAACAGTCTAATAAGGCACAGCGGAAACACGGACTATAAGTTCGAAAGGCTGTACAAGGTTCTGTTCAATGAAGAGATGTACTTTATCGCCTATCAGAAAATCTACAGTAAAGTAGGCAATATGACGGCAGGAGTTGATGGAAAGACCATCGACGGAATGAGTATATCCCGCATTGAAAGGCTGATTGCATCGTTGCGAAACGAGACCTATCAGCCAAACCCATCCAAGAGGACATACATTCCGAAAAAGAACGGGAAGAAACGTCCGCTTGGTATACCATCTTTTGATGACAAATTAGTGCAGGAGGTTATCAGAATGATATTGGAAGCAATTTATGAGGGTAGCTTTGAGCATACTTCACATGGGTTCCGACCCAATAGAAGCTGTCACACAGCCCTATTAAGCGTCCAACAGTCATTCACTGCTGTACGGTGGTTCATCGAGGGCGATATAAAAGGCTTCTTCGACAATATCAATCACGAAATATTGATTGGTATCCTAAAGGAGCGTATCGTTGACGGCAGGTTCATTCGGTTGATACGAAAGTTCCTCAATGCAGGGTATATTGAAGATTGGGTGTACCACAAAACATACAGTGGCACACCGCAAGGTGGGATTGTAAGCCCCATCCTTGCCAACATTTACCTTGATAAACTCGATAAATATGTCAAGGATTATATCAAGGACTTCGATAAGGGTAAAAGAACTACGGCAACACGCCAGTACAGGCTACACGAACAGAGACGATACCGCTTGGCCAAGGAACTCAAATGTGAGACAGACGAAACTGTCAGAGAGCAGATGATTAAGTACATCAAAGAGTCGAGACAGGAAAGAGACAAATATCCAGCTTATGACAAGATGGATGGCAGTTTCAGAAAGTTAAAATACGTTAGGTATGCGGACGATTTTCTTATCGGGGTCATAGGTAGCAAAGAAGACTGCAAAAAGATAAAGGAAGACATCAAGGTTTACCTTGATGAAAAACTGAAACTTGAACTGTCTGATGAAAAAACTTTGGTGACTAATGCTAAGAAACCAGCCAAATTCTTAGGCTTTGATGTCTCCGTGCGAAACTCCGATGAATCCAAGAGAGATAAGCACGGTAGAACCGTAAGATGTTTCGGAGATAAGGTTGTACTCCGTGTCACAGCAGACGTGATGAAGAAAAAGCTACTGAGATATAATGCCATGAAACTGGTAAATGAAAAAGGCACAGAAGTTTGGAAACCACGCTCACGCTATTACATGAAAGACTTGGATGACTTAGAAATCATCAGTCAGTACAACGCTGAAATACGGGGCTTTTACAATTATTACTCAATTGCCAACAACAGCTCGTTTGTCCAGTCATTATCTTACATCTTGGAGTACAGTATGTACAAAACGTATGCACTTAAATACCAAACTTCAATCAGTCAGGAAAAGACTAAAAGATGTATCAACGGAGTGTTTTCCATTCCCTACAAAGACAGGAAAGGAGATATAATGTACAGACGCTTTTACAAAGAGGGTTTCAAACGCCAAAAAGCTGCCCGTGGTGCTTACGTGGATAGTTTACCCGTCACGGTTACCATTACAGGGGGAAGAAACAGCCTTATAACAAGGTCGCAAAACCAGAAATGCGAATTATGCGGTGCCAACGAGAAATTGGAAATGCACCATATACGCAAATTGAAAGACCTGAAAGGTAAGCAAGACTGGGAAAAACGAATGAGTGCAAGGAGAAGAAAAACCTTGGCAGTATGCTCAAAATGCCACGATAAGATACACGCAGGCAAGTTAGACTGA
- a CDS encoding TraG family conjugative transposon ATPase, whose amino-acid sequence MRNVAKTTTLENKFPLLAVENNCILSKDADITTCFEVRLPELFTVASVEYEVIHSAWHKAIKTLPDFTVIHKQDWYIKESYSPDLAMEDQSFLSKSYQRHFNERPFLNHYCYLFLTKTTKDRMRMQSNFSSLCKGTLIPKEIRNKETIHHFMEAVAQFERIVNDSGFITLKRLTEEEIIGTEDTQGLLEQYLTLSREAGTPMQDIALGTEEVRIGNKRLSLHTLSDTDDLPGTVSADTRFEKLSTDRSDCRLSFAAPVGLLLSCNHIYNQYLFLDNSEDNLQKFEKSARNMHSLARYSRANQINKEWIEKYLNEAHSFGLSSIRAHFNIMAWSEDPSELKQLKNDCGSALALMECKPRHNTTDVATLYWAGMPGNAGDFPSEESFYTFIEPALCFFTEETNYHNSPSPFGIKMADRLTGKPIHLDISDLPMKRGIITNRNKFILGPSGSGKSFFTNHMVRQYYEQGAHVLLVDTGNSYQGLCELIKGKTKGEDGVYFTYTEDNPIAFNPFYTDDGVFDIEKRESIKTLILTLWKRDDEPPTRSEEVALSNAVSGYIERIRAENVYPSFNGFYEYVKGDYRKVLEEKQVREKDFDIANFLNVLEPYYKGGEYDYLLNSNKQLDLLSKRFIVFEIDAIKDHKILFPIVTIIIMEVFINKMRRLKGIRKLILIEEAWKAIAKEGMAEYIKYLFKTVRKFFGEAIVVTQEVDDIIQSPIVKESIINNSDCKILLDQRKYMNKFDDIQAMLGLTDKEKGQVLSINMNNDASRLYKEVWIGLGGTHSAVYATEVSLEEYLVRP is encoded by the coding sequence ATGAGAAACGTAGCAAAAACCACTACACTGGAAAACAAATTTCCTTTGTTGGCAGTAGAGAACAATTGCATTCTTTCCAAAGATGCAGACATTACCACTTGTTTTGAAGTGCGTTTGCCGGAACTGTTCACAGTAGCTTCTGTTGAGTATGAAGTGATACATTCCGCCTGGCACAAGGCGATTAAAACCTTGCCTGATTTTACGGTCATTCACAAACAGGATTGGTACATCAAAGAAAGCTATTCGCCGGATTTGGCAATGGAAGACCAGAGTTTTTTATCAAAATCCTACCAACGCCATTTCAATGAGCGGCCGTTTCTAAACCATTACTGCTACCTATTCCTGACCAAGACTACTAAGGATAGGATGCGGATGCAAAGTAACTTCAGTTCGCTTTGTAAAGGCACACTGATACCAAAGGAAATCAGGAACAAGGAAACGATACACCACTTCATGGAGGCGGTGGCCCAGTTTGAGCGTATCGTGAACGATAGCGGGTTTATAACCCTGAAACGCCTTACAGAAGAGGAGATTATCGGAACGGAGGACACACAGGGATTGTTAGAGCAGTATCTCACTTTATCAAGGGAAGCAGGAACACCGATGCAGGACATCGCGCTCGGTACAGAAGAAGTACGCATCGGAAACAAGAGGCTAAGCCTGCACACGCTTTCTGACACAGACGATCTACCCGGAACTGTATCGGCAGATACCCGTTTTGAAAAGCTCTCTACCGACCGGAGTGATTGCCGTTTGTCATTCGCCGCACCTGTAGGTCTGCTCCTTAGCTGTAACCATATCTATAACCAGTATTTATTTTTAGATAACAGCGAAGACAATTTACAAAAGTTTGAAAAGTCCGCAAGGAATATGCACTCACTGGCAAGGTACAGCCGTGCCAACCAGATCAACAAAGAGTGGATAGAGAAGTACCTGAACGAAGCCCACAGCTTCGGGCTGTCTTCTATCCGTGCGCACTTTAACATTATGGCTTGGTCAGAAGACCCTTCGGAACTGAAACAGCTAAAGAACGATTGCGGTAGTGCGTTGGCGCTGATGGAATGTAAGCCACGCCACAATACCACGGATGTAGCCACTTTGTACTGGGCAGGTATGCCCGGCAATGCAGGCGACTTTCCGAGTGAAGAAAGTTTTTACACATTTATTGAGCCTGCACTGTGTTTCTTTACGGAAGAAACCAACTACCACAATTCGCCCTCGCCGTTCGGTATCAAGATGGCCGACAGGCTTACTGGAAAACCTATCCATTTGGATATTTCTGACCTGCCAATGAAGCGGGGTATCATCACCAACCGGAATAAGTTTATACTTGGTCCGTCTGGTTCGGGTAAATCATTTTTCACAAACCATATGGTACGGCAGTATTACGAACAGGGCGCACACGTACTGTTGGTAGATACGGGTAACTCTTATCAGGGCTTATGCGAACTCATTAAAGGGAAGACCAAAGGCGAAGACGGTGTTTACTTCACTTATACCGAAGATAATCCCATTGCCTTTAACCCATTCTATACCGATGATGGCGTGTTCGACATTGAGAAGCGGGAAAGTATCAAGACTTTGATACTGACCTTATGGAAACGTGACGATGAGCCGCCAACCCGTTCAGAAGAAGTTGCGCTTTCCAATGCAGTAAGCGGGTATATCGAACGCATCAGAGCGGAGAATGTGTATCCGTCCTTCAATGGCTTTTATGAATATGTAAAAGGTGATTACCGCAAGGTATTGGAGGAAAAACAGGTAAGGGAAAAAGACTTTGACATTGCCAATTTCCTGAATGTACTCGAACCTTACTACAAAGGTGGTGAATATGATTACCTGTTAAACTCCAATAAGCAATTAGACTTACTTTCCAAACGCTTCATCGTGTTTGAAATTGATGCCATCAAGGATCACAAAATTTTATTCCCGATAGTGACCATCATTATCATGGAGGTCTTCATCAACAAAATGAGAAGGCTAAAAGGTATCCGTAAGCTCATCTTAATCGAAGAAGCCTGGAAGGCGATTGCGAAGGAAGGAATGGCGGAATATATAAAATATCTCTTCAAAACGGTTAGGAAGTTTTTCGGTGAAGCAATTGTCGTAACGCAAGAGGTCGATGACATTATCCAGTCGCCTATTGTGAAAGAAAGTATCATCAACAATTCCGACTGCAAGATACTCCTAGACCAACGCAAGTATATGAACAAGTTCGATGATATACAGGCAATGCTAGGACTTACCGATAAGGAGAAAGGTCAGGTGCTTTCCATTAATATGAACAACGATGCCAGCCGACTGTACAAGGAGGTTTGGATTGGCTTAGGTGGTACGCACTCGGCAGTCTATGCCACCGAAGTTAGTTTGGAGGAATACCTCGTGCGCCCATAA
- a CDS encoding DUF4133 domain-containing protein: MNYHINKGIGRTVEFRGLKAQYLFIFAGGLLGTLIFVMVLYMAGVNSYICLFLGAGGASLIVWQTFSLNRKYGEHGLMKIAANKRHPRYIICRKPVHRYLKFTPKQNTV; the protein is encoded by the coding sequence ATGAATTATCATATCAATAAAGGCATCGGAAGAACGGTGGAATTTAGGGGCCTCAAAGCGCAATACCTTTTCATTTTCGCCGGCGGACTGCTCGGTACGCTGATCTTCGTGATGGTACTGTATATGGCGGGTGTAAATTCCTACATCTGCTTGTTCCTTGGCGCAGGTGGAGCTTCGCTCATTGTATGGCAGACTTTTTCGCTAAACAGGAAGTACGGCGAACACGGCTTGATGAAAATTGCAGCAAACAAAAGGCACCCCCGCTATATCATTTGCCGCAAGCCTGTACACCGCTATTTAAAATTCACACCTAAACAGAACACCGTATGA
- a CDS encoding DUF4134 domain-containing protein, which produces MEKQRKKVLLAAVATLSAMGALAQGNGSAGINEATQMVTSYFDPATKLIYAIGAVVGLIGGVKVYNKFSSGDPDTSKTAASWFGACIFLIVAATILRSFFL; this is translated from the coding sequence ATGGAAAAACAGAGAAAAAAAGTTTTGCTGGCAGCAGTGGCAACGTTGTCAGCAATGGGTGCTCTTGCACAGGGAAATGGTTCTGCAGGTATCAACGAAGCTACCCAAATGGTAACAAGCTATTTCGACCCCGCAACCAAATTAATATACGCCATCGGCGCGGTGGTTGGGCTCATCGGAGGCGTTAAGGTGTACAACAAGTTTAGCTCCGGCGACCCCGACACTTCTAAAACTGCCGCAAGCTGGTTTGGTGCGTGTATCTTCTTGATTGTTGCAGCTACTATCCTGCGCTCATTCTTCCTTTAA
- a CDS encoding DUF3408 domain-containing protein produces the protein MKNANKKRNAIVADNTSAITKNEVQTSYEQTFLQMDTVQARGNKSIYLSPEHHERLTRIVQIIGDDKIPLFAYLNNILDHHFEAFEDAISKEYKEKYKALF, from the coding sequence ATGAAGAATGCAAATAAAAAGAGGAACGCTATTGTTGCAGACAATACTTCCGCCATCACAAAAAACGAAGTACAAACAAGCTATGAGCAAACATTTCTGCAAATGGATACAGTGCAGGCACGAGGTAACAAGAGCATCTACCTAAGCCCGGAGCATCACGAACGATTGACTCGTATTGTACAAATAATTGGCGATGACAAAATACCGTTGTTCGCCTATCTGAACAATATACTTGACCATCACTTTGAAGCGTTTGAAGATGCAATTTCAAAGGAGTATAAAGAAAAATACAAAGCGCTGTTTTAA
- a CDS encoding DUF3408 domain-containing protein, translating to MSSDNKNEDFKKPNVDEDYLMNIISGDEPVAPPQNNQQQEEPNEIKPKTREKSRSNSSKKADYDETFLVNRFPSGRSGKVVYIRPEYHERLLRIVLLTREEKTTLYSYIDNILEHHFREFGDDITDYFNERFKPIL from the coding sequence ATGAGTTCAGATAACAAAAACGAAGATTTTAAAAAGCCAAATGTTGATGAAGATTATTTGATGAACATCATCAGCGGTGATGAGCCAGTTGCTCCACCTCAAAATAATCAGCAACAGGAAGAACCAAACGAAATCAAGCCCAAAACCAGGGAAAAATCCCGAAGCAATTCGTCAAAGAAAGCGGACTATGACGAAACATTTTTGGTCAACCGCTTTCCGTCAGGTCGAAGCGGCAAAGTGGTTTACATACGTCCTGAATATCACGAAAGGCTGCTCCGCATTGTGCTGTTAACGAGGGAAGAAAAAACAACACTCTACTCATACATTGACAATATCCTTGAACACCACTTTAGGGAGTTCGGGGACGATATTACAGATTATTTCAACGAACGCTTTAAACCCATTTTATAA
- a CDS encoding ParA family protein, producing METKKKTLKISFSTQKGGVGKSTMTTLLASVLHYRLGYNVLVMDCDFPQHSLTNMRERDKKTLMQNDYHKKAAMKQFQTINKKAYPIIKSKAENALDKASEYVSQSAVAPDVIFFDLPGTANTKGVLTTLKIMDFIFSPITADRLVVESTLGFTKAFLELPKTIEGNEQQELWLFWNQVDGREKTGLYEAYQSVIKTLNLPIMETRIMDSKRFRKETDDTENYVFRSSLLPAEPQLMKATKMDLFVEEFLKIIHL from the coding sequence ATGGAAACAAAGAAGAAAACCTTAAAAATCAGCTTTTCTACCCAAAAAGGCGGCGTGGGAAAATCAACAATGACCACCTTGCTAGCAAGTGTGCTTCATTACCGTTTAGGATATAATGTGTTAGTAATGGACTGCGACTTTCCACAGCACAGCCTGACCAATATGCGTGAACGGGATAAGAAAACCTTGATGCAGAATGACTACCACAAAAAAGCGGCAATGAAGCAATTCCAGACCATCAACAAGAAGGCATATCCGATTATCAAAAGCAAGGCTGAAAATGCTTTGGACAAAGCGTCGGAATATGTAAGCCAGTCGGCAGTTGCGCCCGATGTTATTTTCTTCGACTTGCCTGGAACTGCCAATACTAAAGGTGTATTGACAACCTTAAAAATAATGGACTTTATCTTTTCACCCATTACAGCCGACCGCTTAGTAGTGGAAAGCACATTGGGCTTTACCAAAGCCTTTCTTGAACTGCCCAAAACTATTGAGGGCAATGAGCAACAAGAGCTGTGGCTGTTCTGGAACCAAGTGGACGGTAGGGAAAAAACAGGTTTGTACGAGGCATATCAAAGTGTCATTAAAACACTCAACCTGCCCATAATGGAAACAAGGATAATGGACAGTAAGCGTTTCCGAAAGGAAACGGACGATACCGAAAATTATGTGTTCCGTTCAAGCCTGCTACCCGCAGAACCTCAATTGATGAAGGCAACCAAAATGGATTTGTTTGTCGAAGAATTTTTAAAAATCATACATCTATAA
- the mobA gene encoding conjugal transfer protein MobA: MNENRNKKQNKGGRTPKTDPSIHRHVFRLTDEENTKLLSLFDASGMTNKAKFIIGLLFGKEMKSVKIDKGTVDFYMRLTSFHSQFRSVGVNYNQIVKLLYKHFTEKKAAAFLYKLEKQTVEMAMLCQKIIQLTEEFEAKHLKKQA; encoded by the coding sequence ATGAACGAGAACAGAAACAAAAAACAGAATAAGGGTGGACGGACACCCAAAACAGACCCAAGCATCCACCGCCACGTTTTCCGTCTTACAGACGAAGAAAACACGAAACTTTTATCGCTTTTTGATGCATCGGGAATGACCAATAAAGCAAAATTTATCATCGGCTTGTTGTTCGGTAAGGAAATGAAATCAGTAAAAATTGACAAAGGAACGGTTGATTTTTATATGCGATTGACTTCGTTTCATAGCCAATTTCGCTCCGTTGGTGTGAACTATAACCAGATTGTAAAGCTGCTGTATAAGCATTTTACCGAGAAAAAAGCGGCTGCATTCCTGTACAAACTGGAAAAACAGACGGTTGAAATGGCGATGCTATGCCAAAAAATCATTCAACTTACCGAAGAATTTGAAGCAAAACACCTGAAAAAACAAGCTTAG
- the mobB gene encoding conjugal transfer protein MobB, which produces MIAKIGRSGNLYGALAYNQLKVEHENGQILFASKMIETANGHYSVAQLAQSFAPYLIANRNTEKHTLHISLNPDPNDKVSNEKYREMAEQYMREMGYGEQPFVVFKHTDTSRSHIHIVSVCVNEQGKKISDKFEKMRSMNVCRELEKQHGLIPATDKERNQTDKVFRPVDYRAGDVKSQIASVVRHLPNYYQYQTLGEYNALLSLFNITAEKIEGELQGKMQQGLLYIPLNENGDRAGHPFKASLFGKSAGLSALELHFAKCKTALKTSPTKQTLKSAVSIALQSTTDELSFKKHLAEQGINVVVRRNDTGRIYGMTFIDHNSKAVWNGSRLATELSANAFNDYWNSSRQSEKKESGIRQSKTPTSDDADLPEEAPHHLFNFLNTDKHEDGLIEALGGLLPEAQGEDYEEQDFANQMKKKRKHRRNSG; this is translated from the coding sequence ATGATAGCAAAAATCGGTAGAAGCGGAAATTTATATGGGGCATTGGCATACAATCAACTCAAAGTGGAGCATGAAAACGGACAAATTTTGTTTGCCAGTAAGATGATTGAAACCGCTAACGGGCATTATTCCGTAGCACAATTAGCCCAATCTTTTGCGCCTTACCTAATAGCCAACCGCAATACCGAGAAACATACGCTGCATATTTCGCTCAATCCCGACCCGAATGATAAGGTAAGCAATGAAAAATATCGGGAAATGGCAGAACAGTATATGCGGGAAATGGGTTACGGCGAACAGCCTTTTGTGGTGTTCAAACATACCGATACCAGCCGCAGCCATATACACATTGTATCAGTTTGCGTGAATGAGCAGGGAAAAAAGATCTCGGACAAATTCGAGAAAATGCGGTCGATGAATGTATGCCGTGAACTGGAAAAACAACACGGGTTGATACCCGCCACCGACAAAGAGCGTAATCAGACTGATAAGGTTTTCCGTCCGGTTGATTATCGGGCAGGCGATGTTAAGAGCCAAATCGCTTCAGTCGTTCGTCACCTGCCAAACTATTACCAATATCAAACATTGGGAGAATATAATGCCCTGCTTTCCCTGTTCAATATTACCGCCGAGAAAATAGAGGGCGAATTGCAAGGGAAAATGCAGCAGGGCTTATTGTACATTCCATTGAATGAAAATGGTGATAGAGCCGGGCATCCGTTTAAGGCTTCATTATTCGGGAAGAGCGCAGGGCTTTCGGCTTTGGAACTGCATTTTGCGAAATGCAAAACGGCTTTGAAAACCAGCCCCACCAAACAGACCTTAAAATCCGCCGTTAGCATTGCCCTGCAATCTACAACTGATGAATTGAGCTTTAAAAAGCATTTGGCAGAACAAGGTATTAATGTCGTGGTAAGAAGAAATGATACGGGCCGAATATACGGAATGACATTTATAGACCACAACTCAAAAGCTGTATGGAATGGTTCACGTTTGGCAACAGAACTTTCTGCCAACGCTTTTAACGATTATTGGAATAGTAGTCGTCAATCGGAGAAAAAAGAATCAGGCATACGACAGTCAAAAACACCCACATCAGATGATGCAGATCTTCCCGAGGAAGCCCCACACCATCTGTTCAATTTCTTAAATACTGACAAACATGAAGATGGTTTGATCGAAGCGTTGGGCGGATTGCTTCCCGAAGCTCAAGGCGAAGATTACGAGGAACAGGATTTTGCTAACCAAATGAAAAAGAAAAGAAAACACCGCAGAAATTCTGGATAA